ATGCTAAAGAAAATAGTTTATTTATGTAAACTGATGGGACATTTTATGaaattttatttgcttttttcttTCAAATTCTTTTACCCTTAAATGTAAACTACTTCAGATATAACTGAATGTATCATAAATCTGAATATTGTATATGTACCTACAGACCTTATCTAGTCTTTATTTCTTATTCTGTATTTTACAATGTCCTTGATTAAACCATGAAATTTAAGCTAAATTGACTAATTCACGTCCCTGCCTATTTTAAATCAAGACAGCTGTTAGGTCAATAATTTGGCCAATCTGTCTCTGACCAGCAGGCTGGGGTAAACATGACTTTTGTTTTGGGATTTTAGGCAGAGTCGTGGTTGCTTTGGCCAAGAACAGATgacttgtttttattatttttttttttattttgctttgttaaaatggagataccAAAACGAAATATTTGAAAAAGCCATAAATAGTGAGGATGAGGGCTCACTATGGAGGAATTGCCTGGCTAATGGGCCTTAGAGAATCAATTCTCTGAGCAAATAACAGAACTCCAttccttcctcctcttccttggGAACACATGTGGAAGCAAGCTGATGTGACTTTCTTCTTCGCTGAAGGACCAATTCCACTGTGGCCTTGTTTCAAATGGCATATTTGAAGACAGCATTGTTTCTTCAAAACTTTTGAATGCATTGTATGAAGACTTTAAGCCttatttttaattcattatttattcTTGTCTTATAGCAGTTgccattttattatatatatatatatatatatatatatatatatatatatatatatatatatatatatatatatatatagtgatgGCTGGAGTGTTTCTGAATATTTTCAGCTGATGTTAAATGATGGTTTCTCAATTTGTTAGGCAATGTTGAGAAATCATTCTTAAGGTTTTCTCACCTGTATGTTTGTCTCTGTGATCTAAACATTTATGCACAATTCAAATCATCTTACTGTCATATTTGTGTTCTGTTTCTTTTAGATCTCATGATCTTGTAACAAGCAATGTACAGTACTTCAACTTTTTATCACAGTATTATTTATTGCTTACTTTCAATAAAATACTGAAACTTATTTTCCACTGCCAATAAAAAGACTAAgtctttgttttaaaaaaaaaaactggtctTTCATGTTATTATATACTTAAGTGTTTGACATATAATTGTGAGACTATAGTATTATTATAAATTTCTTTTTCATTAACTGAAATGCTTCATTAGTTTCTGTTGTTACTTTTCACATGCAGGTTTGATGAAGTTTGATTTGTAAGGGAAGTGCAAATGTCAGTGTACTCAAAAGGAAACGGGCGTTGAAATTTGAGATCCATATTTCATTTTACCTTGCATTACTAAGGTATCTGGCCAATTTTGATTTAGTTGTCTTTTTTTTATAAAGTAAAGAAAGTCTAGGTTGATAAGTGGCTGTGGAAAATTGATGGAATTATCAAACATGGGTTCGCAAGTAGTTTGCATCACCCTGGATTCCCAATTCAcctactgcatgtttttggcttAGAGTAAACCCACTGAAAGCGAGTGAACCCCACATTCAGTGAGGGTGGGATTTCACCCACCAGTACTGAAGATAATGGCAGTCGTACTCAGTGTCTAAGCACATTACTCCTGACATATGGAAGGGTGACCCTTTATTGTTTcttcacacagactcacacacagagcagagtttTTATATATACTGTCTATGTAGTTGACTTCTTTTGTATGTTGTTCAGCTCTTGTATGTACTATTTACTTTGTATTTGTAGTTGTATCGGTATGCGCTGTGTCAGCTGCACTCGGAGGTGCTCCGGGCTTCACCGAAGGACGGCGCTCGCCGCCGCGCCTCCGCTCCGCTCCCAGGTGGAGCTGTTGAGCTCAAAGCAGGAAGCTGGATACTGGGAGAGCCGGAAGAGGAGGCGTAAGGAATACGTCCGGCAGCCGAGAAAATCTCCCTTCGCATTATCttattgtttaaaaataaaagcgaTTCTCACGAGTCCCTAAGAGAGGGTCCTCGGCACTAGAGGCGGTTCTCAGGGTGAGTATCGGGCTTGTGCCGCATATTAAGCGCCGAGGCTGCGTCAGCCAGCTGGAAAACGGCAAGAAACCGAGGAGGATCCGAGCGAGCTGGAAATGCTGAGCAGGAAATAACGTGTCATTAAATCGGTCTTTTTCTGTAGGAATttagctttcttttaaaatgtaagTGCTGCTAAACAGCCGTCAGCTGTTATGTCGACCTTTTGCCCCCATCTCTTGATTGCATATCATGTTTGCTTTGTGATGGCTTTATATTCATAGTTAAAAACCTTGCTGAGGCTGGAAAATCTCGTTTGTCTCCAATACCCTGTGAAGATGACCTCTTTAAATTATGGGCGATTTGACATGCCATCATAAGATTGGGCTAACTTTATTGACATAGTTTTTTTTAGTTGCATATTGCTAATTTTCGTTTTCATCCGGAACTGCCGGGGCGCCTTTAattgtttaatttttaatttataaACATTTGTTACACACATTGGGCCTGTACTCCCCgtgtagttttatttttgaATGAAACAAATGGCAGGCTGGAAGCAGACGGGAGTAGAGTACAGCTCCTTTTGTGTTGTGACGTGTATGTATGCGTGTAGTAGACACACATGGattatgttatttaaaatataatgatTAAGTATCTTAGCAGAGTATCCCTCCTGGGACAGATCGCAGCTGGGTGTGGTGCATAGCGATAGTAAGACGCAGGGTGCACACGTTGGAGGCTGATCCCGGAACGGCAGAGGGAGCCGTACTTTTTCCCCTTCGGTTCCACTATATTTGAGCATCATCCGATCTACATGCTTGGCGGGGTTGCAGTTGATGAATCTAATGTGTCTGCTGCTTGTGGGATCTATACTGGGAGGCTGATCGGCGTGGCTCATGATGCCCACGTCGGGCAGATGGCTGACTGACGCTGCCGGCAGTCCTGTTGCCCTTTTTACAGGAGATCTTCGCAAAGGGATGGACTCGATGTCTCTCATTATAATATTGTTTCACTTCTACTTCTAAATGACATCGCTTATGTTCAGGCGTATTATGCTCAATCCGTTTTTCATGAGGAAGTTATAGTGGtgcataatgaaatttaaatgtCTACCGAGGTGCTGTGCAAACTAATTACAACTAGCACGTATAATGTTTGTaacttaaatatttatattctgtttattacttttataaatTGGTATTTTGCCTTAGTGCACGATCCACATTTCATAGAATAGACATCGATAGGGAGCTTGCCATAGGTTTTCCCTGCTTTAATGACTTCCTTATCTCAATTCTACAGATGTGGAAAGCAGTTGCTGGTCAGTCTGTCAAAGTCTCTGCTGACAACGGTGGAGATGATTGGGAAACAGACCCAGACTTTGAGGTAACATTAGAAGGTTCTTAATATTGTTAGTCTATCTTGCCGGTCCTTTAAAACATGTTACTACAGTAATGTTTCCTAACTCGGTCCTTGGtgacccacagatggtccacatttttgttccctcctaTCTCCCGGTAAAATGTGGACGTTCTGCGGGTTCTCCAGGAACGGTTTGGAAACACTGTTCTAGACTGTGATTTTGTACCGGAAGGTCTAGGGATGAGATGAATGGATTCCTTGCTGATGACTCTGTATACCCACTGCGAATTCAGTGACAGTGCCTTTCTGCAGTTTTAGTGCGTTACTGGTTACTGTAGCTCCACAATGTTTAAGCATTACCGAGTCTGCGTGCCCTGCGGCTTTGCAGTTGCCGAGTATGCTGGATTCTGTTCCTTCTGGGATCTTTTCATTTGGTCGCTGGCTCTTTACCTCTTTTgaatcattttcttttttcttttcctttgccTCTGGAAAAAAGAATGACGTGTCTGAGAAGGAGCAGCGGTGGGGAGCCAAAACCGTGGCGGGTTCAGGACATCAGGAACATATTAAGTGGGTAACCGACAGTGTTTGTCTCCATTACCTCGCATTCTTAAAACCCTCGTACTTTATTTGGCGACGTGCAGTGCCAGTATCTCTTGTGTTTGGTCTCGCTATATCCACTGTGGTACTGTGCTTATCAGAATAGCCAGGAACATTGTTTCCGTTCATGCATGCAGCATTTCCCTGTTTTGTGTCTTTATGTATTGTGTGCTGAGCAATACATTTAGATGGTTACAGTTATGACACGGTAATACTGCTTCTGCTAATTGTCTGGCTGCTGGTACAGTGACAGTATGGCTGCATAGGATTTCCTCTCACAGAGGTGGTTTTATTGTCTATCTATAGGAATGTCATGTATAGAAGTGTGTAGTTTCTAGAAAAAAGTATAAGCATTTTCTGGGTGAAGTGCTTCATGTGGGTCTAGTAAATAGAGGTTTGGGATTCAGAGCCATTGATTTTTCACTTATTTAATATATGTCAGCATTTCTGTATTTTCGTAATGCTTAAAATGTTTCTGTTCGAGTGGTTTTCAAGGATCTGGAGCTCACAGATGGCTAAAACATCACTGGTTTTTAGTGGCTCAGGATTAGAATTAACTATGTGACCTTGTTCGTTTGCAGCATCCATGAGCTGCGTGAGAATGTTTCAACGGAGCATCAGAAACTGAAGCAGAAAGAGTTGGAGACCATGCCCAAGGCCTCCCATGGCTACGGGGGGAAGTTTGGTGTGCAGCAGGACCGCATGGACAAGGTGAGCACCAGTGGGCATTCTGTGAGGGGCTCTTATAGGTAAGGCTCTCGTGATGTAATAGTCACCATTTTAGATGAAACATTTGTCTGGACGCCGGCTTTTCGGTACTATATGGATTTTTACCGGTATGCAAGGAGCGATCCTGTGAACATAAATGACCTGTAAATAGGGCCGTCGTGATCATGTCACGATGTAAGCGCGATTATTCGGCACGTGCAACAATCACCAAAGCTTTAGATGACTGGTAAAACATTTGTCCGGACGCTTACTTACTCTGACAGTTTGGTGCGCAGATTAGTAGTGCGCGCAAAATATTAATGCATAAAGAGATGCATAATGTGATGCCCACAAGTCAGTAGTCTGTATAAATTCTGTGTTTccatatgtttattaaatttgggTAGCGGAATCATGGAATAAGCGGTGAATCATGGAATAAGCGGTGAAGTGgtggtgaagaaagggacaggtTAACAGCCGCAATATCTTTTGAAAGAGGAGTTATTGTGGTTTAGCAAGGTGAAAAAATACACCTCAGTGGTATGGTGGGTACTTTATGCAGTTCAAAGtctgacacatttattaaacTTAAGGATACGCCAAATTTATACATatcactaacttttgggcatcgcAATATGTATCTTGTTAGTATTTTAGGCACACTGCTAATCTGCTTACCCATAAACTACCGAAAAGCCAGCATGCAGGCAAATGTTTCACCCATCGTCTAAAGCCCTAGTGATAATTGCACATGCAGCATGTATAATCGCGATTACATGTCAGCGTGATTGCGACGGCCATGGTCGCAGGATCACTGTTTGCATACAAGGCAGATTTACTTAAGCTTTGCTGAAGTTTAAAAAAAGTTacataataatcagcattattttattaaatgtagTACTTTTGACTAAGTGAAAAGAACACAAAAATTGTACACATCAAAAAGCAGATCTTAAATACtattttagtacattctagCTAAGATTTACCTCTGTTACGCCAAACCAAAACGCAATCAGTAGGTAGTGAAACATTTTGCTGTCAGTTATTTTGCTTGAACTAATTGACTTTACTCAAGTTTGTTGTTAACAGTCCTTGTGAAGTACACATCTACACGTCTTATGTAAAACAAGTTTGTTGGAGCCACTGTTTTAATAGTGACCCCTTTGTTCTTTTTTAACTCGGAACAATGTTCCTGTTGATCAAAATGCCCTGACTTGCTGCTGGTGTccactttgctgaaatgcaacgAATTACTGCAGGTTAAAGCTTTAGGTACATACAGATTAGGTGTATATGTCTGAAGGGGTAGTAGCAGAATGTTATAGTCACCTTTACGGGATTAAACTATTTGTGAGAATTTCTAGAAGTAGGCTGCAGTACTGTTTATGGTTTTAAAAAAGGTTGCTGGAGTCCTGCAGTGAAGAGCATCCTGTCTGCTGTGTAGGGCCTTATCTTTCAGCTTGAGAATCCAAAACCCACTGATATAAGCAGCCCAGGCCTGTTCCTGGCATTACTGGGCATGAGGATGgggtacacccaggacaggatgccagtccatcacagggcacacacagacaagcaTAGACTGTTGGCACAGGAGAGATGATGACGAGCCTAACTTAATGGCCTTGGCATTCTGGTGTTGCAGTTCCAGCCTTCGAGTCACTCTGCGAGCCTCAGAATTCCTCTATCTCCTTAATTCTATGGAAGTAGTGGAAGTGCTCATTCTCTGCCGTTCTCATGCTCTGTGTCCATACTCTACTCACTCGGCATGTTCTTTAATGCTCTGATTTCCCAAGTCTGTCATGTTGGTATCATTCTTTCACGCTGTTTGTTTGATAGAATAGCCTCATTTCCTGGCATGGATTTTCAGATAGTACTGCTCCGCCAACAATAACAGGACAGGAGCTTGGGAGTAGCAGGTCACCTCTTGCTCTGCCTGTCTTTCCTGTCCCCCTCAGTCTGCTGTGGGCCATGACTACCAGAGCAAGTTGTCCAAGCATTGCTCTCAGACTGACACCTCCAAGGGATTTGGGGGCAAGTTTGGTCTCCAGGCGGATCGGGTTGACCAGGTAGGACTACGTGGGTTTTGGCTGTGTGACAGATGCAGTATTTATACACAGATTACATTCACTTGTCAGTATTTACCCAACATAACAACAGTTAACTTAAAATGTGTCCTTTATATAATAAGctaaaataaatttttatttttctgagacCACAAGTTGAAAGCTAGAGTCGTATGTGGTGACTCTCTGGTATGTTCCGGAGCTGCTTTTTCCTTTGAGGTGAAGGTCACCTTCCTGTATTAACAGAGGTTCTATAGACACAGAGGTTTTATATTTGAGCCTTTTGACTGTGGTCTGTGTTTCCTGCTCGGAAAGTGAGCGGTCCTTTCACATCATGGCCCTGACCGCGATTCCTTACTGTGTGCTTCCAGTCTGCTGTGGGGTTTGAGTACGCGGGGAAGACGGAGAAGCACGCCTCACAGAAAGGTGCAATCAGCTTTATCTTCAAGCGCAGTACACACTTATAAAAACTGTCCCAAATTTAAACTGTAGATGGACACTCGCAGCTGCCTGCAGTATTGCTTGTTCTGCCACCATCCTTTGCTTTTATGGATTTTCATAATTGTAATTGTTTATTTTGCTATAATCAAGCTGTTGATCTTTGACAACCCCCCCCTGCCTTGCCTCCCCCATGCTGAAGCTCTGCTTCCAGCATAGTCAACACCTGCTTGACTGCTTTTGCTCTTTGAATCATGTAGACTACACTACGGGGTTTGGGGGGCGATACGGGGTGCAAGTGGATCGCGTCGACCAGAGTGCAGTGGGCTTCGATTACCTGGGCAAAACGGAAAAACACGAGTCGCAGAAAGGtttgtgtgtccccccccccccccccccctcccgtcgCTGCTTGGTCAGTCTGACCTTCATCAGTTTGCATCTTGCACCAGACTGCTGTATTTGTGGCATCTGTGCCCCAGCTCATCTTCCTGCTGGGGGCACGATAATTTTTAATGATTCATTAGCGATTCAGTAaatttttgttttgccaggcGCCTCTTTTTTGATGTTAGATTACATGCTTCCTTTCAGAGTGGCTGTTCTACACTAATATGCAGCTCAGACATTATTACACGCTGCTAAGCTCTGCATCAGTGTGTTCTTACACTCTTTGCACTTTACACCTGTATCTCATTGTTTCCTATGTCCTGCTTCAGAAGCGTAGTAGTCTTAGTGGAATCTACTAAGAGGGAGCGCAGCCGTAATGGTCAAGAGAAATGCCTGTGTGATTCTTACCAAGTATTTGGTCTCCTTTGACATGCCGACCTACTGTGACCTGGAATCGACAGATTACACAAAAGGTTTCGGAGGGAAGTTTGGTGTGGAGACGGACAAGGTGGACAAAAGTGCAGTGGGTTTCGAGTACATGGGCAAGACGGAGAAGCACGAGTCTCAGAAAGGTCAGCTTCCCGGGGCCGCCGCTGGCTGCTTATCATTCCCTATCCCTGATTCGTCTGCTCTCTCTCCTCACTCTTACACCTCTGATTTGTGGGAGAGCCGGTTTTTCTGGATGCGAGGGGAAGTCATGGTGAGAATGTTCTCTTTTGTCTCAACATGTGGAACTGGGTTCCAGAGCTTCCTCCGCCCCACAGAGCTGTGACACATGCTAAACTCTATTATTTGCCACCTCCTTCCTTGAACTAGAAGTAAACACGGTCAGCTTTTGTTGTGGTGCAATTGTAGGCCTGTAAATTCTTATTGTCTGAAATTAGGCTGCCTTTCAAATTTATTATACACATACTGCTAAATGAGCTGTTTTTGTGTCTTGATAGCATTGATTAAAATGAACAGGAATATCAGCGTTTTCAGCTGATTAGGTGAGAGCAGGGTCCAGCAATGGTTTTGTGcctgttttcatatttttagtATTCTGCTCAATTCAGGATGTATTGCTTTGTTCTATACCTGCTGCACATAGATTATGTGAAAGGCTTCGGAGGGAAGTTTGGcttgcagacagacaggcaggacaAGTCGGCGTTGGGCTGGGACCACCAGGAGAAACTGCAGCTTCACGAATCGCAGAAAGGTACCCCAGGCCGCCCGGCACTGTCCACAGTTCTGAATATGTCCTGGGGGCTGCTACCCTGCTACAATCTCACTGCTTTTCTCTTGCCCTTTTCCTTATTTCAGGTATCAGTTCATGTCTTGTATTGTTCCACCTGCTCACTGATCGCCTTCTTATGATGTTTTCTGTTGATCTGAAATCCCCCTCGGGGGTCTTTTCCTTGTCTAGTCATTGTCTCAGCCTTTCAAGCAAAAATGTTGGGAGCTCAGCCTTGTCTTATGTTTTATGTTTGTACGTGTAGGAAAAGCTGGTATAGAAAATAATTGGATGTTCCTATATGTTGGAAAGTGGGGGCTGCAATTTCTCCTCTGTGAACTTATGAAAAATAAACCTGCTGGATAAGTCTGCTTCTAAAGTTATTTCTTTGCCCGAATACAAATTCCGCCATGCTTTTCTAAGAAGGCTTTCTGGTCTCCTCAATATACTATAATACTCTATTGTGCGACATTACTTAATCAAAATTCTTAGGGAAAATGAGACCACAGAGGTTTCTGTCTGCTGTGAGCGACTCTCTGGAGCGCTGCATTCATCAGAGGCGTCCTCAGAGGGGGAGGTGCAGCCCCGCGACAGTGTGCAGTGTCTGTCTCCCACGGTGTGCGGTGCTCTACTCACCCGTGGCTGTTCCTGTCTGGTTTTACGTGTCACATCTGTTTGTTTGAGCTGTGTTCTCTTCCATTGTGGAACTCTTTTCAGATTATAAACGCGGGTTCGGAGGGAAATACGGGGTAGAGGTGGAGAAGCAGGACAAATGTGCCCTGGGCTATGAGCACAAGGAGAAACTGGCCAAGCACGAATCCCAGCAAGGCACAGTCCCCCCGCTGGCTTCCAGGCAGACCTGCAGTGCTCAGCTCACAGATGGTGCCTCCAGCCATTGctacccccagctccctgtccacTGAAGATGGAAGCTAATTTGGTTTTAATCTAATGCAGTTTTTATGTATCAGACGTGTACCATACAGCCACATTGTTAGCAATGTGCTGCTGCCTGGTGACCAGTGGGTGGCGCTAATGGTACTAGTAACAGTTGTCTGATATTTATTTCATGCATTGCTTACCAGAGAGCATTATGGAAGTGATGACTTGTTAACAGTATTAGTGACAGTTGTGTAAAAATTTCAGAATAATCTTAAACTTGTTAATGTTAAACTTTAGTAGATAAATGGCCCCGGACTGTCATGGTTGAGTGCTGCAGGTTTGGGAAACTTTGTGTATTCATCTCGGTCTCATTCTATTGCTCTTGTGCCAGTCGCTTTGACTGTGGCCTCTTTCCCGAGCCTCGTCTGCTGCTCGGCCCCTGTATGCCAATGCTGTCTGCATGCTCACCGGCTACAGTGCATCCTGCCAAGCGCCTTCCTGAGAGAATACTACCTCTGACATGGTGCTTGAGCCAAGATATCATCACAACCCTTATTATTCTATGCTCTTTATATTTGTCCAGTTTAAATGTGATGGCTTTGCTCTTAGAGATTTGCATGAGTTGCTTGTAATGTTTAGAAACTTTGCATCAAAACTGGTGTTTGACAGTGAATCTCTATACAATTTCAGATTATGCCAAAGGCTTCGGAGGGAAGTTTGGTGTCCAGAAAGACAGAATGGATAAGGTCTCTAATTGTTATCCacattttgtttctttattaatattttaatatcaaATCATCGTTTTTGGCCTTTTCCTCATTTTCTCAGTCTTGCAAGTAAGAAATGCATTGTTTTGAAGATTGTTTTCCTTAGTTTTAATTCTCATTTTACTGGCTGATAgtatgtgtgtgatgtttaaTTTGATCAGAATTACCGATATGCAGTGATGTTTATGTCCGTGTTGACGTTGTGTACAGTGAGTTGTTACACAGTTGATGTTCCAGCCTCTCACTGCTTTGACTCGCAGAGTGCTGGCACTTTCGACGAGGTTGAAAAGCCGAACCCAGCCTATCAGAGGACCAAACCCAGTGAAGCAGGTCAGCCGAAACCTTTCCCCGATCGTAGTCTAGGGTTCTGCTTGCAGTTGCATACTTGTCCCAGCACCCTGCCACTATTCCCATAACCTGACCCCTCATCTCCATGGACCACAGCGGGCAGTAACATGGGCAGCATCAAGGCTCGCTTTGAGAACATTGCTAagcagaaggaggaggaggaccgCAAGAAGGCAGAGGAGGAGCGGGAGCGCCGGCAGGTGAAggagaagcaggagcaggaggacgCCCGCAGGAAGGTGGAGGTACAGAGTCGCATGTTTCttacgattttttttttacgaacTGATGGGGGACAATGAAGCCATAACTTAGGCTGTCGTTAAATAAGAAATGATAAGAGTACATAAATACTGAAAGCACCGTTTCCCAACCAAGTGAACAGAAAAGTTTTCAAacacattttataaaatgctgGATAAATAGATGCAGTTgttttattggtgatttcatgttcaTCGAAGTTTCTACTTTTTTATACAAATCAGTTCAGCTGAAACAATGAATTGTACATTTTTAGCTTtgccagactctcacgctcatgcaagaaatcttacggcaaatctatattttttctttataaatctgaAAGTAGCTATATGAAAAGCActagggtagtttgcaaaccctacagaccctTATGTACAAAGTGATAAAAACTTGGAAATGAGTATGCAGACCTGGACAGATAATCtgaagccagctgaccaaagttgataaaaaatgtaaaatgtataatATTTTCTGCTGAAGAGGCTCATCATTCCGTTTTTGTTATTCCAACAGATATAAAATGGACATGAAAAAGCATTGTGTCACTTTTTATATCTTTTATGTCAATTTAAGAAAAAATTCACAAGATTATACTATTGGTTTGGATAGATTAATCAAAAAGTACTAAAATATGAGACAAACATGTATTTTACGGCACACCGCTGGTGTGAGCGTTACTGACTCCCCCATTGTCTCCGTGATGGCTGAGTGGTTTGCTAACGCAGCGCACCATTCATGAGACCGAAAGGTGTGATATGCAGCTAAAGGAGGTCCTGCCAGTTCtagtattaataataaataacttgATATTATTTATACAGCTCCTGAAAAAAGTCCACTCTTTATtaaggctacactgagcagcaggttgctttcaGGTTGAGAATTTCTAAGACTGCAGCACATAAGAacaaagtgaagcaggagacactgggaacgaccataaaccagccaggtaaaggacaGAAGCAACACTCTAATGCCAGAGGTGACTGTAAACTTTTGcagcagtttctcatgaattataggatgacatcaagtgaccttcaaaaggaatgggaaacattaagtgcaggtgtgacgtGCACTGCTAGGGCTCCTACAAGCAGGACTGAAGGAAGGAGCCCTTCATTAGTGAGAGATGATGTCCCAGGCTGCAGTTTCCAAATAATATACATTATGTGCAgatgcacacccataaattgtgAAATGTGAAACAAATCAAAGTCTGCTGTGGTCACTTAGTCTTTCCCGCTGCTGTGTATAATTATGCTTCCTGTTCCTGGACTCTGTGTTCCCGCTCTGGATGTGGTGATGCAGCAAATAAACACAGAATGATGTTCCATGTTTTCACATTGGGGGGAAATCGTGAAGCTTAGTCTGTGGTGTATTGTGGTATATAAGGCCCCCCTATGCTTTGTTACAGGAAAAGGCTAAAGCCAGGCCCCCCTCCCCGCAGTCCAGTGCCACAGCGGCGGCTGAGCCCCTGCAGCGTGAGGTGAGGCTGGATTATACTACCTCATACCATTAAGAAGCAGCTTATCCTGCTCATttatatgcttttatattggaAGAACAGggagctgacaggcagcagtgcTTGAAAACCCCTTGGGGCAGACTGGCACGTTCATTATGTATCAAGTGGCTCTTTTTATGTCATTTATATCTGTTGGCTGATCACACCTTCAGATTATTTATCTGACGGCTGGTTATTCTCATGGTCCTGTAGAGGCCCAGCCCTCTACATGGTTTATGATCTCTCATGGTTTATGATCTCCCAGCTGAATTACTGTTGGCCCTGACACCTGGATATTATTCATTAGCTAGTATTACTCCACACCCCCATAGAGGCATCTTATCTGCATGTAAATAGTCTTGATCTGTAGTTGGAATGCAAATCCTTCATTCTCGTTCAGTTTAAGtttggaaaattaaaaaaaaaaaaaaaaaaaaaagtgatctCTTCCCTCCCCATCCAACTGCAGAGTTCAGTTGTAGGCTGCCAGTGTGTGGCAGAGACTGGCTCTCTGGCCCTCTGGCTCTCTGACTCTCTTAAAAACATTGACACCTCTGGAGGGAGGCTGATGAACTATGACATGTGCTTGAATTGCTCATCTTGCAGAGCACGCCGTTGTATGAGGAAGCCAGCTATGACTCGGCGGAGAACGG
Above is a window of Brienomyrus brachyistius isolate T26 unplaced genomic scaffold, BBRACH_0.4 scaffold49, whole genome shotgun sequence DNA encoding:
- the LOC125723481 gene encoding src substrate protein p85-like isoform X1, whose translation is MWKAVAGQSVKVSADNGGDDWETDPDFENDVSEKEQRWGAKTVAGSGHQEHINIHELRENVSTEHQKLKQKELETMPKASHGYGGKFGVQQDRMDKSAVGHDYQSKLSKHCSQTDTSKGFGGKFGLQADRVDQSAVGFEYAGKTEKHASQKDYTTGFGGRYGVQVDRVDQSAVGFDYLGKTEKHESQKDYTKGFGGKFGVETDKVDKSAVGFEYMGKTEKHESQKDYVKGFGGKFGLQTDRQDKSALGWDHQEKLQLHESQKDYKRGFGGKYGVEVEKQDKCALGYEHKEKLAKHESQQDYAKGFGGKFGVQKDRMDKSAGTFDEVEKPNPAYQRTKPSEAAGSNMGSIKARFENIAKQKEEEDRKKAEEERERRQVKEKQEQEDARRKVEEKAKARPPSPQSSATAAAEPLQRESTPLYEEASYDSAENGGGLYEAEPAAKNREEPTYELEPSEDLYQNPEDTYQGDANTYAEYGEDLGVTAVALYDYQAAGDDEISFDPDDIITNIEMIDEGWWRGVCKGAYGLFPANYVEVRQ
- the LOC125723481 gene encoding src substrate cortactin-like isoform X2 — its product is MWKAVAGQSVKVSADNGGDDWETDPDFENDVSEKEQRWGAKTVAGSGHQEHINIHELRENVSTEHQKLKQKELETMPKASHGYGGKFGVQQDRMDKSAVGHDYQSKLSKHCSQTDTSKGFGGKFGLQADRVDQSAVGFEYAGKTEKHASQKDYTTGFGGRYGVQVDRVDQSAVGFDYLGKTEKHESQKDYTKGFGGKFGVETDKVDKSAVGFEYMGKTEKHESQKDYVKGFGGKFGLQTDRQDKSALGWDHQEKLQLHESQKDYAKGFGGKFGVQKDRMDKSAGTFDEVEKPNPAYQRTKPSEAAGSNMGSIKARFENIAKQKEEEDRKKAEEERERRQVKEKQEQEDARRKVEEKAKARPPSPQSSATAAAEPLQRESTPLYEEASYDSAENGGGLYEAEPAAKNREEPTYELEPSEDLYQNPEDTYQGDANTYAEYGEDLGVTAVALYDYQAAGDDEISFDPDDIITNIEMIDEGWWRGVCKGAYGLFPANYVEVRQ